A part of Prolixibacteraceae bacterium genomic DNA contains:
- a CDS encoding ATP-dependent Clp protease ATP-binding subunit, with product MNSDFSQEIQDVLSFSREEAIRLGNDFIGTEHLFLGILREGALSPILLEMGVDIEQIKSNIEANIKRETLLESDTRIQLLKETDKVLKITHLESKILSSKVIKTGHLLLAILKNNDFLVTKLLRQYSVTYHNFKSRYEMTKIEDQQLGEVDHELQASFDDDDDDDDLFGGNPEKQQSSSSFSSSKGSSSTKSDTPVLDNFGVDITKAAEEGSLDPIVGRKDEIERIAQVLSRRKKNNPILIGEPGVGKSAIVEGLALRIVEKKVSRILFDKRVISLDLASIVAGTKYRGQFEERMKAIISELAKVDNVILFIDEIHTLVGAGGATGSLDAANILKPALARGAIQCIGATTLDEYRTNIEKDGALERRFQKVLVEPTSIEETIEILNNIKERYEDHHNVTYTKEAIEACVNLTTRYISDRHLPDKAIDALDETGSRVHINNIVVPDAIIEMENKIEDIHKDKVGAVHNQDFELAARFRDKEKQLQIELEEMKVNWEKELEQHREIVTDENVADVVAMMSGIPVQRIAQAEGKRLVNMSKDLQSSIIGQDDAIIKITKAIQRNRAGLKDPNKPIGSFIFLGPTGVGKTRLAKVLAEHLFDSTDALVRIDMSEYMEKFAVSRLVGAPPGYVGYEEGGQLTEKIRRKPYAVILLDEIEKAHPDVFNLLLQVLDEGRLTDSLGRKVDFRNTIIIMTSNIGSRQLKDFGQGVGFNIRRSKEEENEHAKHIIQKALKRAFAPEFLNRVDDAVLFNSLGEEDIYQIIDIEMKGLLQRVSALGYELQVSEDAKRYIAKKGYDPQFGARPLKRAIQKYIEDELAEVIIKTEIKDGDKINLSFNDKEQKLEFAINSDLK from the coding sequence ATGAATTCAGATTTTTCACAAGAGATCCAAGATGTCCTCTCCTTTAGCAGAGAAGAAGCTATACGTCTAGGCAATGACTTTATAGGTACAGAACATCTCTTCTTAGGAATTCTTAGAGAGGGTGCATTATCTCCAATTCTATTAGAGATGGGAGTTGACATTGAGCAGATAAAGAGCAACATCGAAGCTAACATAAAGAGAGAAACTCTTTTAGAAAGCGATACACGCATACAACTTTTAAAAGAGACTGATAAAGTTCTTAAGATCACGCACCTTGAGTCCAAAATATTATCCTCAAAGGTTATCAAGACAGGACATTTATTACTTGCTATATTAAAAAATAACGACTTCTTAGTAACAAAACTTCTACGCCAATATAGTGTAACATATCATAACTTCAAGTCTCGCTATGAGATGACCAAAATTGAAGATCAACAATTAGGAGAAGTAGATCATGAGCTACAAGCCTCATTTGATGATGACGATGATGATGATGATCTTTTTGGAGGTAATCCAGAAAAACAACAATCCTCTTCTTCATTCTCCTCAAGTAAAGGGTCTTCTTCGACAAAATCGGACACTCCTGTTCTAGACAATTTCGGTGTTGACATCACCAAAGCGGCTGAAGAAGGAAGCTTAGACCCTATTGTTGGACGAAAGGATGAGATTGAACGAATAGCTCAAGTTTTAAGTAGAAGAAAGAAAAACAATCCAATTCTAATTGGAGAACCTGGTGTGGGTAAATCCGCAATTGTAGAAGGGTTGGCACTTCGTATAGTCGAAAAAAAAGTATCTCGAATCTTATTTGACAAGCGTGTCATCAGTTTAGACCTTGCTTCGATCGTAGCTGGAACTAAATATAGAGGGCAATTCGAAGAGAGAATGAAAGCCATAATTTCAGAGTTGGCCAAAGTAGATAATGTGATCTTATTTATCGATGAGATACACACCCTTGTGGGTGCTGGAGGCGCAACTGGCTCACTAGATGCTGCAAACATACTAAAGCCTGCTTTAGCTAGAGGTGCTATTCAATGTATTGGTGCCACAACACTTGATGAGTATCGTACCAATATCGAAAAAGATGGTGCTTTAGAGAGACGTTTCCAAAAAGTATTAGTAGAACCGACGTCTATTGAAGAGACAATTGAGATTCTTAATAACATAAAGGAGCGATATGAAGATCATCACAACGTAACGTACACGAAAGAGGCAATTGAAGCTTGTGTTAACCTCACAACTCGTTACATCTCTGACAGACATCTTCCTGACAAAGCTATTGATGCATTAGACGAAACAGGATCAAGGGTTCACATCAATAATATTGTTGTTCCCGATGCGATCATTGAAATGGAGAATAAGATTGAAGATATCCATAAAGATAAAGTCGGAGCAGTACACAACCAAGATTTTGAACTTGCAGCACGTTTCCGTGACAAAGAGAAGCAACTTCAAATCGAGCTAGAAGAGATGAAGGTGAACTGGGAAAAAGAGCTAGAGCAACATCGTGAAATCGTTACTGATGAAAATGTTGCTGACGTAGTGGCTATGATGTCAGGAATACCAGTACAACGAATTGCTCAAGCCGAAGGCAAGCGTCTTGTCAACATGTCTAAAGATCTTCAATCTTCGATTATTGGTCAAGATGATGCTATTATTAAGATAACCAAAGCCATTCAGCGAAATAGAGCAGGATTAAAAGACCCGAATAAACCTATTGGATCTTTTATCTTTCTAGGTCCTACTGGTGTTGGTAAAACCCGTCTTGCAAAAGTATTGGCTGAACATCTTTTTGACAGTACAGATGCCCTTGTTCGTATCGACATGAGTGAATACATGGAGAAGTTTGCCGTCTCAAGACTCGTAGGAGCTCCTCCAGGATATGTTGGATATGAAGAAGGAGGTCAACTGACCGAAAAAATAAGACGTAAACCCTATGCTGTTATTCTACTTGATGAGATAGAAAAAGCTCATCCTGATGTCTTTAACTTATTACTGCAAGTTCTTGATGAAGGCCGTCTTACTGATAGTCTCGGACGTAAAGTAGACTTCCGAAACACAATCATCATCATGACTTCAAATATTGGGTCAAGACAACTAAAAGACTTTGGTCAGGGAGTTGGGTTCAATATCAGAAGATCCAAAGAAGAGGAGAATGAGCATGCAAAACATATTATCCAAAAAGCATTAAAACGTGCCTTTGCTCCTGAATTCTTAAATCGTGTTGATGATGCTGTCCTATTTAACTCTCTTGGAGAAGAAGATATCTACCAGATCATTGACATTGAAATGAAAGGACTTCTACAAAGAGTTAGTGCTCTAGGCTATGAACTTCAAGTTTCAGAAGACGCAAAAAGATATATTGCAAAGAAAGGTTACGATCCTCAATTTGGTGCAAGACCTCTAAAAAGAGCCATTCAAAAATATATCGAAGACGAGTTGGCAGAGGTTATTATTAAAACAGAAATTAAAGATGGAGATAAGATCAACTTATCTTTCAATGACAAAGAGCAAAAACTTGAATTTGCGATTAACTCAGATCTCAAATAG